The Rubricoccus marinus nucleotide sequence ACGAAAGTACGCCACGGCTCCCGCCGAGGATTCAGGCAAGCGCCGTGCCCCTGGCGCCGCGGCGCCAGAGGCGGCCCGGATGGGAACGCGGGCGCGACGCCGCTAGCGGGTGGGTCGTTCGCGGTCTCACAACGCGCGTCGCCAGAGGCCGCACCCCGTGGCGTTCTCGGCCCCTCATGTCGGCTGGTTCTCCGGCGGGCAGGTCCTCCAGGACCGTACTACGCCGCCTCTGGCGCCAGAGGCGCGAGGCCCAGGTCGGCGATGTCGTAGAGCGGGTGCTCGGCAGTCATGGCGTGGACCTCGCCGCGCACGGCCTCGGCTTCCGTCCCGCCAGAGGCGATCACGCGGTCGATGAGGTCCGCCACGCGGCGGAAGTCGTCGGCGTCGAAGCCGCGCGTGGTCATCGCGGGGGCGCCGAGGCGGATGCCGCTGGTGACGAACGGGCTCTCGGGGTCGCCGGGGACCATGTTCTTGTTGACCGTGATGTCGGCCTCGCCTAGCCAAGCCTCGGCGTCCTTGCCGGTCACGCCCTTGGCACGGAGGTCGATCAGGCAGAGGTGGTTGTCCGTTCCGCCGCTCACGACGCCATAGCCGCGCTCCAACAGTGCCTCGGCCATGGCCTGCGCGTTCGCGATGGTCTGCTGCTGGTAGGCTGTGAACTCCGGCTTGAGCGCCTCGCCAAAGGCGACGGCCTTGGACGCGATCACGTGCATCAGCGGCCCGCCGATCGTCCCTGGGAAAACGGCGCTGTCCAAGTCTTGGCCTGTGCTTTTCGCGTTCCCGTTGCGGAACGTGGCACCAGAGGGCGAGGGCGCGTCCTTGCCCACGAGGAGCATCCCGCCGCGCGGTCCGCGGAGCGTTTTGTGCGTCGTCGTGCTGACAACGTGCGCGTGCGGTAGCGGGTCGTTGAGCAGGCCAGCGGCGATGAGTCCGGCGGTGTGCGCCATGTCCACCCACAGAATCGCACCGACCTCGTCGGCGATCTCGCGCATGGCGGCGTAGTCGAAGTCGCGGCTGTACGCGCTCGCGCCAACGCTGAGCATCCGGGGCTGCACCTCCTTGGCCTTGGCGCGCACGTGGTCCATGTCGATGCGGCCCGCCAGAGGCCCGCTTTCCTCCACGCCGTAAAAGTGCGCCTCGTAGAGCTTGCCGGAGAAGTTGACCGGCGAGCCGTGCGTGAGGTGGCCGCCGTGCGCGAGGTCGAGCCCGAGGAGCTTGTCGCCCGGGTCCATGAACGCGAGGTAGATGGCCTGGTTGGCCGTCGCGCCGGAGTGCGGCTGCACGTTCACCCAGTCGGCGCCGAAGAGCTTCTTGGCGCGGTCTCGCGCGAGGTCTTCCACCACGTCCACCTCTTCACAGCCGCCGTAGTAGCGCTTGCCGGGCAAGCCCTCGGCGTACTTGTTGGTCAGCGGGCTGCCCAGCGCTTGGAGCACGGCGGGGCTGACGAAGTTCTCGGAGGCGATCAGTTCGAAGCCGTCGTTTTGCCGCTCCACCTCGCGGTGGACGGACTGGAAGACCTCGGGATCCTGGCTCTGAAGCGCGTGCATGTCGGGGCGTGCTGTGGTGCCCCGAAGGTAGGCTGCGGAGCCTCTGGCGGTTCCGCCGTCGCGACCGTTTCACGCGAGGAGGGCTCGGCCCTCAACACGCCACAGAACGGGGCGGGCAGACCGACCGATTTGCGCGCGGAGCCCCAGTGGCCTCTGGCGCCAGAGGCTATCGCGCGATCTGGTCGCGGACGAGCGTCTGCAGGTCCTCCGGCTGCTTGATCGGCACGAACTGGCCCGCGATGCCGAGGAAGACCCACTCGCCGCCCTCGCGGCGGCCATTGAGGTCCAGCTCATAGGTGCTCGCAATGCCGTAGTTCTCGCGCTCAAAGAGCCCGCTCGCCTCGCGCCCCGCCGCGCGTCCGGCCGCATCGCCAACGGCACGGCCCAGGCGTCCTGTCAGGAAGCCCACGGCGCCGCCCGCAGCTTCGCCCGCCTGTTCGCCCGCGTTGCCCGCAACGGCACGGAGTTCGTCGGTGAGGAAAACGGCGAACTGGTCCTCGTTGGGGTTGAACCACCAGAGGACAAGAAGGAGCGTGCCAATCAGGATGGGGAGGACGATTCGCATAGCGGTAGGCGGGTAAGGAGGCCCGGGTCGTAGATATCGGCCTCTGGCGCCAGAGGCTTAAACGCTTCGGAGAGGGAGAGATGAGGCTTCATCTCTAATACGGAGCGCGCCTTTGCGTGAGATCAGCTGTCCACACCCTGCGTCATCGCGTAGACGAGGAGGTTGACGCCCATCTGGAGCGCGCGCTCGCGGACCTCGGGCGGGTCCGGGTGGACGCCCTCGGGCTCCCACCCGTCGGCGAGGTCGCTTTGGTAGGCGTAGAAGACGACGAGGCGCCCCTCGTGGAACAGACCAAGGCCTTGCGCGGCCTCGCCGTCGTGCTCGTGGATCTTGGGCAGGCCGTCCGGGAAGCGGAAGTGCGCGGAGTAGATCGGGTGCGACGCCGCCAGAGGCGTCAGTTCCTGCTCGGGGAAGACCTTGGCGAGTTCGCGGCGCAGCGCCTCGTCCATGCCGTAGTCGTCGTTGACGTAGAGGAAGCCGCCGGACGTGAGGTAGCGCCGCAGGCGCCCGGCCTCTTCTTCGGAGATGGCGATGTTGCCGTGGCCGTTGAGGAACAGGAACGGGTGGAGAAACAGCCGGTCGCTCGTTAACTCGACGGTCGCGGGCTCAGGCGAAATGTCGAGCAGCGCGTGGCGCCTCGCGTACTCGATCAGCGTCGGCAGCGGGTCCCCGGAGTACCAGTCCCCGCCGCCGCCGTACTGGACGCGCGCGATGGAGATCGCGCCCTCGGACTGGGCGCGCGCCTGGGGCGCGAGCAAGGCGCCAGAGGCGAAGAGCACGACGAGGAAAGCGGATCGCATGAGCGTAGAATACGGGACCGTGACTCCACCCCAACGATGCGCTTCGCTCTTCTGGTCTGCCTCGCCGCCCTCGTCGTTTCGCCTCTGGCGGGATGTGCCGACTCCGCGCCGCCAGAGGCGCCCGCCGTGTCTGCCTCTGGCGACTCGCTCGTGTCCACGTTCTCGATCGTGGCCGTGGACACGCTGACGGGCGAGATCGGCGTGGCGGTCCAATCGAAGTTTCCCAACGTGCGCTCGATCGTGCCGTGGGTGGAGGCGGGCGTGGGCGCCGTCGCCACGCAGAGCTTCGCGCGGCTGGACTACGGCCGCGAAGGCCTGGCACTGATGCGCAGCGGCGCACGCGCCGACGTAGCCATGCTCGTCCAACTCGGCGTAGACCCCGACCCCGAGAGCCGGCAGGTCGGCATGGTGGACGCCAGAGGCCGCGCGGCGACGTGGACCGGCGCCGGCGCGTTCGAGTGGCGTGGCGGCACCGCTGGCGGCGACGCTATTGAGTCCTTCACCAACCTCGCGCCAGAAGCCGGGACGATGATCGTCGGCGAGGGCTACGCGGCGCAGGGCAACATCTTGGTCAGCGAGGCGACCGTGCAGGCGATGGCCCGCACGTTCGAGGCCGCTGAGGGGCCTCTGGCGAAGCGGCTCATGGAGGCGCTCGTGGCCGGCGGCGCGGCGGGCGGCGACAAGCGCGGCGAGCAGAGCGCGGCGCTCGTGGTGCATCAGAAGGGCGCGGGCTACGACGGATCAGACACCATCGTGGACATCTCGGTCTACGACCACCCGACGCCTCTGGCGGAGCTGGAGCGGCTCTACGCGCTCAACGACCTGTACTTCACCGACTCGAAGCCGGAGAACATGACCGAGGTCACGCCTGCCATCGCACGCGAGATCCAGGAGATCTGGATCGCCAGAGGCTTCCAGTACGAAGGACCGGCGGATGGCGTGGTCGACGACGAGTTCCAGCGCATCCTGACGGACTATATGGGCTGGGAGAACTACGACCTCCGCATCGATGAGGTGTCGGGCGTGGACCTCGCCGCTGGTGAGACGCTGTACATCGACCGCGAGGTGCTGGAGGACATCCGGGCGGTCTTCCGCGAGGGCCGCTACCGATAGCCTCTGGCGCCAGAGGCCGAGCACCCGGCGCCGTTGCCCGCACCCAGGCCCGGTGATACGTTGCCGCCCCGCCCCGCCGCTTCTGGCGGGCGCGGCTCACCCGCCAGAGGCCACATGCTCCAGCAGTTCGACGAGCGCAACCGCGACCTGATCGTCAACATCAACGGCGACCTCGTCCACCGCGACAAGGCCGGCATCTCCCCCTTCGACTCCCTCGTGCAGGGCGGCGACGGCGTCTGGGAGGGCCTGCGCCTCTACGACGGCAAGATCTTCCGCTTGGAGGAGCATCTGCGGCGCCTGCACGATTCGGCGCGCATCATCGCCATCGAGGACATCCCGAGCCGCGACGCCATCGTGGAGGAGATCCGCCGCACGCTGGAGGCCAACAACATGACCGATGGCGTGCACATCCGGCTCACGCTCTCGCGCGGGACCAAAATCACGAGCGGCATGGACCCGCGCCTCAACCAGGCCGGCCCGACGCTCATCGTCCTCGCGGAGTTCAAAGCGCCCGTCTACGGCAAGACCGGACTGCGGCTCGCGACCTCGTCCGTGCGGCGCTTCCCGCCGGACTGCCTGGACCCGAAGATCCACTCCAACAACCTGCTCCAGAGCATCCTCGCCAAGATCGAAGCCAACGCCTCTGGCGCCGACTCGGCGCTGCTGCTGGACCGCGAGGGCTTTATCGCCGAGTGCAACGGCACGCACGTCTTTCTCGTCCGCGACGGCGCCGTGCTCACCAGCACGACCGACGCCTGCCCCGAGGGGATCACGCGCGAGACGGTCCTGGGCCTTTGCCGGGCGAATGGCATCCCGTATCACGTGGGGCGCTACTCGCTCGCCGAGGCCTACCGCGCCGACGAGATGTTCTGCACCGGCACGATGGGCGAGCTCGCCGCCGTGACCACGCTCGACGGCCGCACGATTGGCAGCGGCAGCGTCGGCCCGATGACCCAGCGCCTGACCGAGCTGTTCATGGCCGAAGTCCAGGCCTCTGGCGTGCGTGTGGTGGAGGGATAGGGAGGGATTCGGGATGGAGGGATAGCAGCTAAGAGCTTCGCCTTTCGGCGCCCCACCTCTAGCCTCTGGCGCCAGAGGCTAGAGGTGGGACCCGCATCCCTCTTCCATCCCGCATCCCTCCGCGCCAGAGGCCGGGTAGCTTCTTGCGATGTCGTTCTCTACCCCACCCCGCTCGCTCGCCTCGCGCCTGTGGTTCGCGTGGACCATGCTCGTCTACGTGCTCTTTACGCCCCCGTACTGGGTGCCGTGGATGCTCGCGATGCGCCTGCGCCCGACGGCGCGGACGTTCTGGCGCTGGTTCCGCGGGTGGGACCACGTGGTGTTCACGCTCTGCGGCTTCCGCCTGCGGACCGTCCGCGAGGGCGCCTCTGGCGCCGAGGTCGGCCCGGCGGTCTACGTCGCCAACCACCAAGCGATGCTGGACATCCCGGCGCTGATCCTCGCGATGGACGCGCCGTTCGTGTTCGTCGCCAGAGGCAGCCTGCGCCGCGTGCCGCTCGTGGCCGGCATCTTGCGGCAGTCGCGGTGCGTGTTCCTGGACCGCACCGCCAGCGGCACGGAGCGGGCGCTGGACGAGTCCGCCGAGCGCCTGGGTGCGGGCGAGAGCGTGCTGTTCTTCCCCGAGGGCACGCGCAGCTTTGACGGCCGGCTCAAGAGCTTTTACCCCAGCGCCTTCCGCCTCGCGATCCGCGCAGGCGTTCCCATCGTGCCCGTCGCGCTTGGCGGCACGCACCAGCTGTTGGACGAGAAGGCGCGGACCGCCCGGCCCGGCCTCGTCCACGTCCGCATCGGCGCGCCCCTCCACGCGTTGCCGGATGAGAACGCGGGCTCGCTGAGCGCCCGCGCGCACGCCGAGGTGGAGCGCCTGCTCGCGCTCGCCGCGCCAGAAGCCGTGCCTGCCGAAGCCTCTGGCGCTTAGCGCAACCTCTGGCGCCCGGGCCTGGTGCTACAGTGCGGGCGACGAGAACTCCTCGCGCGCGCGCTCACACCGCGTCCCGGCGGCGCTTCATGCGGCGGCCCATGCTGGGTGGGAAGAGGAACAAGCCGTACGGCTCCTGCCCTTCCTGGGAAAACGATTGGTGATGCCGCCCGTGCGCACGCTTGACCGCCTGGGCCGCTGGGTTCTTCGTCTTGAAGGGCATGAACCGCCGGTGCGCGTAGAGGTCGTGCAAGACGAAGTACAGCAGGCCGTACACGGCAATTCCGGTCCCCCACGCGAACGCCGCACTCGCCAGGGGCGCTTCTCGGCCCACCCACATCAAGCCCAGCGAGAGCGCCGCGAAGCCGAGCGAGAACAGGTCGTTGGCCTCGAACACGCCGTGCCCGTGACCGTGTTCGGGGTCGTGGTGCGTCCGGTGGATGCGCCAGAGGACGCCGTGGAAAACCCACCGGTGCAGGACGTAGGCGGCCACCTCGGTGACGGCAAAGGAGGCGAGGACGAGGAGCAGAAAGCGGAGCACGGGACCAGAGAAGCAGCGCGGCGGTAGAATCTCGCGCCCCCACATCCGTTCCGCTGCAAGCTCGCCTGGCCTCTGGCGGAACGCGCCCGCCTCATGCTTATCGACCTCTCCTCCGACGCCCTCCTCGCCAACTGCGACGTGGAAACCCTCGCCGCCGGCACGAAAGGCGGGCAGCGGGCGAACAAGGTCGAGACCGGCGTCCGGCTCACGCACCGCCCGACCGGCATCGTCGTCACGGCGCGGCGCAGCCGGAGCCAGTTCCGCAACAAGTCCATCGCCGTGCAGCGTCTGCGCGAGCAGTTGGAGGAGCGCGCGCGGCCCGTCAAGGTGCGCAAGGCCACGCGTCCCACGAAGGGCTCCAAGCGGAGGCGGTTGGAGGCAAAGAAGAAGCGCTCCGAGAAAAAGGACCGCCGCAACTGGCGGCCGGAGTAGAGGCCGGGCCCACGCGCCTGTGGCGCCAGAGGCTTCCCATCGTCTCCGCGACGCCGCCTCTGGCGTGGCCCCATCTTGCGGGAAACCCACCGCGCGCGCCATGCCCCGCTTCGTCGTCGTTCTCCTCCTCGCCAGCGGCCTGTGGCTCTCCGCCTCTGGCGCGGAGGCGCAGGACCAGCAGGTCCTCTTCCCCGGTCAGATCGGCGCCGAGTTGCGCGCCTCCATCAAGGCCGCCTACCGTCCGTCCTCGCTCACCGGGGACAACGACGACCTGTACTCGGTCGTGGACCGCACGACGGTGGACGGCGTGGACGGCGTGATCGGCGTCTACACCGGCTTGTTTGTCGAGTTCGACTGCCAGCCCTCGTGCGACCCTAGCCAGGACGTGTTCAACAACAACGCCGGGATCAACCAGGAGCACACGTTCCCACGCGCCGAGCTCAACGGGAGCAGCAGCCACATCTCCGAGAGCGACCTCCACAACCTCTTCCCGACGCGTGTGAGCGTCAACGCCGACCGCGGCAACTTCCCGTTCAGGGAGATCCCCGACGCGCAGACCACGCGCTGGTACCGCGGCTCCACAGCGACCTCCACGGCCCCGCCAGAGGCCGAGCGCGACGAGTGGAGCGAGCTCCGCAGTGGGCAGTCATTCGAACCCCGCGAGGTGCACGAGGGCAACGTCGCCCGCGCGATGTTCTACATGGCCACCGTCTGGGACGACGTAGCGGACCTCGCGTGGTTCTCGCCTCAGCAGGAGGACCTCTACGCGTGGCACCTCGCCGACCCTGTGGACCAGGCGGAGGTGGACCGCTCGGACCGCGTCGCGGCGTTCCAGCGCACCGCCTCTGGCGCCCCGGCGCCCAACCCGTTCGTCGTGGACTCCACGCTGATCCGGCGGGCGTTCTTTACCGTCGTGGCGAACGAGACCGCGCCAGAGGCCTCTGGCGTAACGCTCGCGCTTGCAGGCCCCAACCCGTTCGGTGCGCAGACGCGCGTTCGCGTCGTCGCCAGGGGCGTGGTGCGCGTGAGCATCATCGACGCGCTCGGCCGCGAAGCCAAGCACCTCTACGAGGGTCCCCTCGCGGGCGACGAGGCCACCCTGACCGTTTCCGGGGATGGCCTCGCGCCGGGCCTTTACCTCGTGCGGGTCGTCTCGGAGACGGGCACCGTTACGCGTCGGCTCGTCCGGACCCGGTAAGGCCGGGAGGCGGATTTCGCCAGAGGCCGTGTCCATCTGGGCGCGCCTCTGGCGACAGGCGAGGGACCTCTGGCGCCTCGCCAGAGGCGCGCGTTCCGGCGGGGAGCGCGATCCAGGCCGCGGGCTCCTGCGCTGGCGGCGGCGCGGCAGGCAGCAGGATCGAGAACGTGGTCCCGATCCCTTCCTCGCTCTCGAACGAGATCGTGCCGCCCATGGCGTCGATCAGGCGCCGCGTGATGGTGAGGCCGAGGCCGGTTCCTTCGTGGCTGCGCGCCGAGCCGGTGGACTCCTGCCGGAACGGCTCGAACAGCAGCGCCTGGAACTCCGGCGACATTCCCCGACCGGTGTCGGCGACATCGATGCGGACGCTTGTCCGCTCGCACGCCACGCGGACGGTCACCGACCCCTCGGCCGTGAACTTGATCGCGTTCGAGATCAGGTTTGTTAGCGACCGGCCCAGCGCGTGGGTGTCGGCGAGGGCAAAGAGCGGGGCCTCTGGCGCCTCCACGGTCAGCCCTAACCCCCGGCGCGCCGCCTGCTGCTGGAGCAGCCCCGCAACCGTTCGAACCTCCTGGGTTACATCGAGAGGCTCGGCGTTGATGCGCAGCTGCCCGGCCTCCATCCGAGCGAGGTCGAGAACGGAGTTCAGCGTGTTGAGCAGGCGCTCGCCGCCGTTCCGGATCGGCACAATGAGCTCTCGGAGGTCGTCTCCCGCCTCTTCCTCTAAAAGCTGGGAGTAGCCGATTACGGCCGTAAGCGGCGTGCGGATCTCATGGCTCATGTTGGCGAGGATCGACTTCTGGAGCGCCGCCGCGTCTTCGGCTGCGGCGCGGGCCTGCTCCAGTTCCTCCTCGCGCTCCGCCTGCTCCGTGATGTCCATCGCCACGCCGACAAGCCGGAGCGGGCGCCCGTCCTCCCGCGTGATCATGCGCACGATGGAATGGATGCGGCGCGGGCTCCCGTCTGCCCGGCAGATGGAGTACCGGTGGTCCACGGTCATCGCCTCGCCTCGCAGCAGCCGCTCCTCGTCGTCAGTGAGGATGGAGCGGTCCTGAGGCGTGACGAAGTCGATTACCTGCGGTGGCTCGCCCGGATGCGGCGGGATGCCGACCACGCGGTACATGCCGTCGGACCATTTGCGGCGGGTGGTCCGCAGATCGTGGCTCCAGCTTCCCATCAGCGCGAGCTGCTCCGATTCCTGCAGCGTCCGGTCGCGCTCCTCCCGCGCGTTTTGTTCGCGGATGCGGGCGTACGCCATGATGATCAGCACCATGCACGTCGCGGAGGCGCTCAGCACGAACACCCCCACATCGCTCAAAGGGTTCGGCACCGCGAGGCCTATCCCCACGGTCCCGATGCTGCAAACCGCCAGGTACCACGCCAGAGGCCGCACCCTCCGGACCGAGGCGCCGAGCAGCGAGCCGGCAGCGAACAGCGTGAAGAGGAAGCCTACCGCCACTTCTGGCATCAGGCGGCTGGAATACGCCATCATGCCGATCCACACCAACAAGCCACCGAGATAGGCCGCCAAAAGTGGGAGTGGGCGCGCTTGGGCGCGCTTGCTCGAATACGTCAGCGCCAGGGTGAGGCCGGTCGCGCAGGTCGCGACCGCGCGAATCCACAACACGTCGAACACGCCCCCAACGGCGAAGGCGACCCCGAACGCCGGAATAAGGCCGAGGCACAGGCACAGCGCCAGCCGCAACGTCCTCAAGACGATCACGTCGTGATCGGCCTCTCCCAGAAAGGGATTGAGCGAGATGGGGAGGTAGACGCGCACGAAAATGGGGAATACTCCTAGGGGTATCGCCCTTCACATGCAGAGCTAAACCCCGCCCCGCTCTGTGCCCTTATCGGCGCACGTACGTGTCGAAGCGGAAAGCCGGCCGTCCGTCAGCCGCCGGGTGCTTTTGCCGCTCCGCGAGCTCGAACGGGCCACCGTTTTCTTCCAGCAGATGCCGGTACGGCGGGAAGTACGTGTCACCAGAAAACTCCCCTTCCACGAGCGTCAGTTCCAGCCGGTCGGCCAAGCCGTCTTCCAGGACCGAGCCGTAGACGCCCGCGCCGCCGCCGATAAACACCCGCTCTGCATCCGCGAACGCCTCCAGCGCCAGAGGTAGCGAGCCGTAGACGTGGATGCCCGGGTGGTCTACGCGTGTCGGGTGGCGCGTGAGAACTACGTTCTCGCGGTTGGGGAGCGGCCCGCCGTTTTGGTGGAGCAAGCTCTCGAACGTCTTGCGACCCATGATGAGCGGGTGGCCGGTCGTGAGCGTTTTAAAGCGCCGGAAGTCCACCGGGAGGTGCCACGGCAGCTCCAGCCCGTCACCGATCAGGCGGTCGCTCTCGGTCCCCGGCGCTTCCGCCACAGCGGCGATCACGACGACCTCGGGGCGCGCCGTGGCTCTCGCTTCCGCGCCAGAGGCCTCTGGCGCAGCCTGCGGGGAGGTGTCTTGAGTGGACTCGTTCATACGGCGACCTCGAATTTGATGGCTGGGTCCGGGCTGTATCCGTGAAGCGCGACGTCTTCGAAGCGGAGATCGTCCAGGCCGCGCGGCGAGCCGTCCGCCAGAGGCGCGATGGAAAGCGTGGGCGCCGGACGCGGCGTGCGGGTGAGTTGCTCGCGCAGGCCGTCCACGTGATTGACGTAAATGTGCGCGTCCACGAGCGCGTGCGCAAAGCGGCCGGGCCGCAGGCCGGTCATGCCCGCAATCGCGTGGATGAGGAAGCTGTAGCAGGCGAGGTTGAACGGCACGCCGAGCGCGAGATCGGCGGAGCGCTGCGAGAGGTGCCCGTTGAGGAACGCCGGGCCTCCATCCGCCGCTGGCGTCACGTTGAGCACGAAGGCGAAGTGGCACGGCGGCAGGCGGCTCACAGCCGCGTTCGCGGGGTGCCACGCGCTGACGACGAGCCGCCGAGACATTGGGTTGCGGCGGAGCTCGCGGATCACGTAGCCGATCTGATCGAACGAGAGCGAGCCGTCGGCCTCTTGCGTCACGTCGGGGTGGCTGGCATCGGCCCACCGTTCGTCGCCCAGCGCGACGCCAGAGGCCGGGACGGGAAAGCGGCGCCAGAAGCGGCCGTAGGCGGTCTGGAGGTCGCCGGCGTCGTCGGCCCAGGCGTCCCAGATCTTGGTGTGCTGGCGGAGCTCGCGGATGTGGTCCGCACCCGAGAGGTACCAGATCACCTCGCGCAGCATCGACGAGAAGTAGACCTTCTTGGTGGTCAGCAGCGGGTAGCCCTCGGCGAGATCGACGGTGTAGTGCTCGCCGAACGACGAGAGCGTGTCGGTCCCCGTCCGGTTCTCTTTGCGCACGCCGCGCTCCAGCACGCGGCGGACGAGCGCGAGGTAGGCCTCCTCGGCGCCTGTGGTGGTGGTCTCGGGCTCTGCGACGGCGGGCATCTCTCGGGCGTGGGGCGGCCTCGCAAGGTCCCAGCACACGGCCTCTGGCGCAAGGCGATTTTGAGGGATGCGGGATGGAAAGGGATGGAGGGATGCGGGCCTCTGGCGGGGTGCCTCGCGCGGGTTCTGGGCTCTGGGTTCTGGGTTCTGGGTTCTGGGTAAAGCTGCCCCGCTTGCCCCCCGGACGCCAGAGGCCCGCCTGGTTTCCCTCACGCATCACGCAGTCCGCATCACGTTCTGGCGCCAGAGGCACGCGGTACCGCGATCTTCCGGTCCCCGTACCCCGTACCCCGTACCCCGTACCCCGTACCCAAAATGGATCCCGGCCTCCACGTCAAGCAAGCCATCAACCACCTCAACAAGATTGTCCAGTACGTCCCGTTCGTCGTCGAGGACGGCGATGATGGGCCGACCGCGACCGTCGCGCTCACGCCCGAGGACTGGGGCGTCGTCGCGGACGCGCTGTTCCACATGGACACGCCCAAGGAGGTCTTCCCCGACTCCATCGCGGATTACCGCATGGACAACGCCACGGGGACGATCCGCCTGGACCTTCAGGACGGCACGGCCGTGACCGTCGAGGCGGGCTAGTCCTCTGGCGCCAGGGCCGCCCGGTACCAGTGGCGCGCCAGAGGCTACCGGCCGGCGTAAAGCACGCTCTCGGTCAGCACCTCGTACGGGTTGATCGGCGTGCCGCGGCCGGAGCCCTTGCGCAGGATCTGGAAGTGCAGGTGTGGGCCCTGGGCGTTGCCTGTGCTGCCGACGGTCCCCAACACGTCGCCGCGCTGGACCGTGGAGCCGATCTCGATGCCGTCCTCGTAGGCGTCCAGGTGCGCGTAGTAGAAGTCGTGCGTGCCGTCGGCCGAGGTCAGGTAGAGCGTGCGGCCGCCGAGCGCGTTCCAGTGCTTGCGCGAGACGCGGCCGTCCACGATGGCCAGGACCGGCGTGCCGCGCGGCGCGGCGATATCGATCGCGTTGTGCGTGCGCCCGCCCGAGCGGCCCGCGTGGAACGAGTCCTTGAGGCGGTCCACGCTGATCCCCTCTACCGGAATCAGCGCGCCAGAGGCGAGGCTGGGTGCAGAGCCCGAGACGGCGCGCGGGCGTGAGGCCTCTGGCGCACGCGCTGGCCGTTCCGGCCGGCTGCTCACGACGCGAACGGCGCCTCCTCCCGAGCGGACCGGGGCGGTTTCCGCGCGTGGTGCGGCGGCCCAGCCGTTGGCGCGGGTGCCCGCGCCAGGGGCCGCGCATCCGGCGAGTACAACAGTCAGGAGAGCAAGGGCAGAGAGAAAGCGCATACCGGTGAGCCGCGGCTGAGGGATCTCGGGTATCGGCGACCGCGCCGAGCCCTTAACCACGAACGGTGGACGAACGCGGAATGAGAGTGCTCCCCTTGAGGACAGTGTAGGGGTTGACCGGCGTTCCGCGTCCCCTCCCGGCTTTGTGGAGGATCTGGAAATGCAGGTGCGGCGCCCGCGCGTTGCCCGTCGTGCCGACGAAGCCCAAGGTATCGCCTTGCTGCACGAGGCTCCCGACCGTGGCGCCAGAGGCGTAGCGCGAGAGGTGCGCGTAGTAGAAGTCGTAGTCGCCGTCCGGGCTCGT carries:
- the glyA gene encoding serine hydroxymethyltransferase; this encodes MHALQSQDPEVFQSVHREVERQNDGFELIASENFVSPAVLQALGSPLTNKYAEGLPGKRYYGGCEEVDVVEDLARDRAKKLFGADWVNVQPHSGATANQAIYLAFMDPGDKLLGLDLAHGGHLTHGSPVNFSGKLYEAHFYGVEESGPLAGRIDMDHVRAKAKEVQPRMLSVGASAYSRDFDYAAMREIADEVGAILWVDMAHTAGLIAAGLLNDPLPHAHVVSTTTHKTLRGPRGGMLLVGKDAPSPSGATFRNGNAKSTGQDLDSAVFPGTIGGPLMHVIASKAVAFGEALKPEFTAYQQQTIANAQAMAEALLERGYGVVSGGTDNHLCLIDLRAKGVTGKDAEAWLGEADITVNKNMVPGDPESPFVTSGIRLGAPAMTTRGFDADDFRRVADLIDRVIASGGTEAEAVRGEVHAMTAEHPLYDIADLGLAPLAPEAA
- a CDS encoding DUF4159 domain-containing protein, which produces MRSAFLVVLFASGALLAPQARAQSEGAISIARVQYGGGGDWYSGDPLPTLIEYARRHALLDISPEPATVELTSDRLFLHPFLFLNGHGNIAISEEEAGRLRRYLTSGGFLYVNDDYGMDEALRRELAKVFPEQELTPLAASHPIYSAHFRFPDGLPKIHEHDGEAAQGLGLFHEGRLVVFYAYQSDLADGWEPEGVHPDPPEVRERALQMGVNLLVYAMTQGVDS
- a CDS encoding DUF1028 domain-containing protein — protein: MRFALLVCLAALVVSPLAGCADSAPPEAPAVSASGDSLVSTFSIVAVDTLTGEIGVAVQSKFPNVRSIVPWVEAGVGAVATQSFARLDYGREGLALMRSGARADVAMLVQLGVDPDPESRQVGMVDARGRAATWTGAGAFEWRGGTAGGDAIESFTNLAPEAGTMIVGEGYAAQGNILVSEATVQAMARTFEAAEGPLAKRLMEALVAGGAAGGDKRGEQSAALVVHQKGAGYDGSDTIVDISVYDHPTPLAELERLYALNDLYFTDSKPENMTEVTPAIAREIQEIWIARGFQYEGPADGVVDDEFQRILTDYMGWENYDLRIDEVSGVDLAAGETLYIDREVLEDIRAVFREGRYR
- a CDS encoding aminotransferase class IV, which gives rise to MPPRPAASGGRGSPARGHMLQQFDERNRDLIVNINGDLVHRDKAGISPFDSLVQGGDGVWEGLRLYDGKIFRLEEHLRRLHDSARIIAIEDIPSRDAIVEEIRRTLEANNMTDGVHIRLTLSRGTKITSGMDPRLNQAGPTLIVLAEFKAPVYGKTGLRLATSSVRRFPPDCLDPKIHSNNLLQSILAKIEANASGADSALLLDREGFIAECNGTHVFLVRDGAVLTSTTDACPEGITRETVLGLCRANGIPYHVGRYSLAEAYRADEMFCTGTMGELAAVTTLDGRTIGSGSVGPMTQRLTELFMAEVQASGVRVVEG
- a CDS encoding lysophospholipid acyltransferase family protein, with translation MSFSTPPRSLASRLWFAWTMLVYVLFTPPYWVPWMLAMRLRPTARTFWRWFRGWDHVVFTLCGFRLRTVREGASGAEVGPAVYVANHQAMLDIPALILAMDAPFVFVARGSLRRVPLVAGILRQSRCVFLDRTASGTERALDESAERLGAGESVLFFPEGTRSFDGRLKSFYPSAFRLAIRAGVPIVPVALGGTHQLLDEKARTARPGLVHVRIGAPLHALPDENAGSLSARAHAEVERLLALAAPEAVPAEASGA
- a CDS encoding sterol desaturase family protein; this translates as MLRFLLLVLASFAVTEVAAYVLHRWVFHGVLWRIHRTHHDPEHGHGHGVFEANDLFSLGFAALSLGLMWVGREAPLASAAFAWGTGIAVYGLLYFVLHDLYAHRRFMPFKTKNPAAQAVKRAHGRHHQSFSQEGQEPYGLFLFPPSMGRRMKRRRDAV
- a CDS encoding peptide chain release factor family protein, with amino-acid sequence MLIDLSSDALLANCDVETLAAGTKGGQRANKVETGVRLTHRPTGIVVTARRSRSQFRNKSIAVQRLREQLEERARPVKVRKATRPTKGSKRRRLEAKKKRSEKKDRRNWRPE
- a CDS encoding endonuclease, with product MPRFVVVLLLASGLWLSASGAEAQDQQVLFPGQIGAELRASIKAAYRPSSLTGDNDDLYSVVDRTTVDGVDGVIGVYTGLFVEFDCQPSCDPSQDVFNNNAGINQEHTFPRAELNGSSSHISESDLHNLFPTRVSVNADRGNFPFREIPDAQTTRWYRGSTATSTAPPEAERDEWSELRSGQSFEPREVHEGNVARAMFYMATVWDDVADLAWFSPQQEDLYAWHLADPVDQAEVDRSDRVAAFQRTASGAPAPNPFVVDSTLIRRAFFTVVANETAPEASGVTLALAGPNPFGAQTRVRVVARGVVRVSIIDALGREAKHLYEGPLAGDEATLTVSGDGLAPGLYLVRVVSETGTVTRRLVRTR